Proteins from a single region of Pleomorphomonas sp. T1.2MG-36:
- a CDS encoding ATP-binding protein translates to MTMPRRLPLATLTATVIATMLLLSVGLAYIGVTWYATYLDESITGGLAPEAAAAYKAINEGRAPDGQAVVALVEHLNALDEETDLKIQLAALVCGLVSALVCAVIGIYLARRIARPLEDLTAAADALKSGDFSVRVATSSSGTREVSSLVDTFNALATGLDSMEKRLRFNNMAVAHELRTPLTILQGGLQGMVDGVFPLERQSISDLLLQVEGLGRIVEDLRTLSLAIGQKLVMQRQPLDVAEVVQAVIAVAGPMLDEAGLKVETDLRPARISADPSRVRQAVLALLDNARRYAGAGGWLRCETERLADGGVVVRILDRGPGFPEDMDAVAVNPFWRGDPSRSRATGGTGLGLSVVEAIAAAHGGHLALANRPDGGAMVAIHLCPDGGPPTGCQQNSSPTP, encoded by the coding sequence ATGACCATGCCCAGGCGCCTGCCGCTCGCCACGCTGACCGCCACCGTCATCGCCACCATGCTGCTGCTCAGCGTCGGTCTCGCCTACATCGGCGTCACCTGGTACGCGACCTATCTCGATGAGAGCATCACCGGCGGCCTCGCGCCCGAGGCCGCCGCCGCCTACAAGGCCATCAACGAAGGCCGCGCCCCGGACGGACAGGCCGTCGTCGCCCTCGTCGAGCACCTCAACGCCCTCGATGAGGAAACCGACCTCAAGATCCAGCTCGCCGCCCTGGTCTGCGGGCTGGTGTCGGCCCTGGTCTGCGCCGTCATCGGCATCTATCTGGCCCGGCGCATCGCCCGCCCGCTCGAGGATCTCACCGCCGCCGCCGACGCGCTGAAGAGCGGCGACTTCTCGGTCCGCGTCGCCACGTCCTCCAGCGGCACGCGGGAGGTGTCGAGCCTCGTCGACACCTTCAACGCCCTCGCCACCGGCCTCGACAGCATGGAGAAGCGCCTGCGCTTCAACAACATGGCGGTCGCCCACGAACTGCGCACGCCGCTGACCATCCTGCAAGGCGGCTTGCAGGGCATGGTGGACGGCGTTTTCCCGCTGGAACGCCAGAGCATTTCCGATCTTCTGCTGCAGGTCGAGGGCCTCGGCCGCATCGTCGAGGACCTGCGCACCCTGTCGCTGGCCATCGGCCAGAAACTGGTGATGCAGCGCCAGCCCCTCGACGTGGCCGAAGTGGTCCAGGCGGTCATCGCCGTGGCCGGGCCGATGCTGGACGAAGCCGGGCTCAAGGTCGAAACCGACCTGCGGCCGGCCCGGATCTCCGCCGACCCGTCGCGGGTGCGTCAGGCCGTGCTGGCCCTGCTGGACAACGCCCGCCGCTATGCCGGGGCCGGCGGCTGGCTGCGCTGCGAAACCGAGCGGCTGGCCGACGGCGGCGTGGTCGTCCGCATTCTCGACCGTGGCCCCGGCTTCCCCGAGGACATGGACGCGGTCGCCGTCAACCCGTTCTGGCGCGGCGATCCGTCGCGCTCGCGCGCCACCGGCGGCACCGGGCTGGGCCTGTCGGTGGTCGAGGCCATCGCCGCCGCCCATGGCGGCCACCTCGCCCTGGCGAACCGGCCGGACGGCGGGGCGATGGTCGCCATCCACCTCTGTCCGGACGGTGGCCCGCCGACCGGCTGTCAGCAGAACAGCTCGCCGACGCCGTAG
- a CDS encoding DUF535 family protein: MHLDKILSAQEPLACEPYRPAGLANPRWAIACRILTAFARLSWKRGLLLWLRFLVYPRATLGWWRWLAGVVASRGYPLPHDDLLQKPLMKFLALGLSGTQRLGLLTGHFTIADKILSRDSMVRLWQGETLVMGEVPGRGDAYRCLIMLADRCGGRHEGAFAVRLVRIRDGATLCTVRFTLVYEDLGQRYTFVVGSMQGPRNAKRLIIEATRDLSGLRPKEAVLMVLQGLAAEGRARHFHAVSRARHPIRYRRARRQSMMMSDVDGFWSERSGEPDDGFGFTVPYSRIGGHDRRAASKAQFYGVGELFC, translated from the coding sequence ATGCACTTGGACAAGATCCTTTCGGCGCAAGAGCCGCTGGCCTGCGAGCCGTACCGCCCGGCGGGGCTCGCCAACCCCCGATGGGCCATCGCCTGCCGGATCCTGACCGCCTTCGCCCGGCTGAGCTGGAAGCGCGGCCTGCTGTTGTGGCTCCGCTTTCTCGTCTACCCGAGGGCGACCCTGGGCTGGTGGCGATGGCTGGCGGGCGTGGTGGCGTCGCGGGGCTATCCGCTGCCCCACGACGACCTGTTGCAGAAGCCGCTGATGAAGTTTCTGGCCCTCGGGCTGAGCGGGACGCAGCGGCTGGGCCTGCTCACCGGCCATTTCACCATTGCCGACAAGATCCTGTCGCGGGACAGCATGGTGCGGCTGTGGCAGGGCGAGACGCTGGTCATGGGCGAGGTGCCGGGGCGCGGCGACGCCTATCGCTGCCTCATCATGCTGGCCGACCGCTGCGGCGGCCGCCACGAGGGGGCGTTTGCCGTCCGGCTGGTCCGCATCCGCGACGGGGCGACGCTCTGCACGGTGCGGTTCACCCTCGTCTACGAGGATCTCGGGCAACGCTACACCTTCGTGGTGGGCAGCATGCAAGGGCCGCGCAACGCCAAGCGCCTGATCATCGAGGCGACCCGCGACCTGTCCGGCCTGCGCCCGAAGGAGGCCGTTCTCATGGTGCTCCAGGGGCTGGCGGCCGAGGGGCGCGCCCGGCATTTCCACGCCGTGTCGCGCGCACGGCACCCCATCCGCTACCGGCGCGCCCGGCGGCAATCCATGATGATGTCGGACGTGGACGGCTTCTGGTCGGAACGCTCCGGCGAGCCGGACGACGGCTTCGGCTTCACGGTGCCCTACTCGCGGATCGGCGGGCACGACCGGCGCGCCGCCAGCAAGGCGCAGTTCTACGGCGTCGGCGAGCTGTTCTGCTGA